A stretch of the Clostridium fungisolvens genome encodes the following:
- a CDS encoding alpha-amylase family glycosyl hydrolase, translating to MRKKYYKALSLFACLTLFITLFSNIYVKPVMAEDEVVLQADAMATIVGDFFAEKSDQWNPSNLKGLMKEYKNGIYETSLDLKAGSYEYKVAMNKSFDENYGKDGIKSGDNIKLNLDIDTKVYFRLDYKQKKLYDSINNADQFKTKAILTGNIDNLLDGGKSWNPADDNFKLDYIGGGIYSKTFQIKDSAKANDYELQYKVAFNGAWGNGEVGNNGDNVKVIIPKGTNKITIFADYLQGYASNDIAVPEYLKSPSLIGTIRQSGQSIDWKTDEKGWELYPLNNTGLFVYSGYFASGGDFEYKILNNYSWDDGGIPSGPNVKITIPSGGKQVVFVADERNKTVYDSINDYTKVAELLGLKSVPKPPVELSGPVLNDNGTVKFLYKDLNAKEVYLAGDITNWQNNKIKMVKDADGIWSTSVRVGDVAKEIQYKFIVDGNWITDPSVQDQKDGNSIYKFAGFSGRKVVIAGTIQTVAGESAWTAGSDKTAMEYVGDGKYKLTLKDVPSGSYEYKIAMGSWTENYGQKAVKDGANIPLVVSKAGDVTFYYNDDSHFVVDSTSYTMVDAFITGPELSEKVKLEDNDYKGIYSAELSLKKGIHDQLVIECGDKTYKVNPIELSEDKLVSINFDPITETIFNDAATVKINENEVSFDSKSSDYKMPFGAAKEGEELTFNLKAAKDDLTEAKIIVKGPEGINKYEMSKNGTFDDSHDKWTAKFTLNTIGQYTYYFVISNGSDVKTYSDDDGYFGTGKAGDLSSVLEYGLNIYKKDFKTPDWMKNGVVYQIFPDRFFDGDTDNDFLQKLSRGMTPYEFYTNWYSITEDPELEYLKDKDGNVIKDENGNPKINPDYKGTVGDGNWSNEMYGGDLKGVEKKLDYLKALGVNILYFNPVGQSISSHRYDTTDYSKVDPLLGNMQDFANLTKAASERGMHIILDGVFNHVSDDSVYFDRYDKYMAKNKPIGAYQYWSRVYDLMNLQNLSQQDAEKQVTADLASKGITDLHYKDWFKVENKKVDSGLSTEHYSYEGWWGYDSMPVIQALNGSEYQVKSWANEIIDGQDAISRLWLRQGSNGWRLDVANEVSDETWRNFRGAVKSEGDNVIIGEIWTDASRYILGDMYDSVMNYRFRGAVLDFAKGTKDDNKTVTSATDSVKELEKMREQYPKEAFEAMLNLVDSHDTQRVLSALDGWQKSQRGIAGEASELAKQKLRLVPFLQMTYPGAPCIYYGDEAGIVGADDPDNRRGMIWGKGDKDIVEWYATLANIRNAYSVLRTGDINPIEVDNANLNDIIAFTRTNEENKALVVANRKTTVVEITLEAKGISDGTKLTNILNKNESYVVENGKVTVKVPAVGGVILVDKVKDITINTDALKDAYDPSFIVKETKAPISDKDVIAEIAKEANAGKEVLVSNQIEEVAKAIFSAAAKNNVKPVIQRGDTTITIEDSSKLYDILANSGLTGLVFRTYDNLENQDALKSIKEKYSLGLAFELRMDNNLPEGKFGTDVTVKQKIDSEYNDKALYVYYIDKTGSLNLISKSTVKDGYISFVTTHCSDYLITDKKLESTNTDNNGGNTGNNNSGNNNGNSNNNNNNNNANSNNGNTGNGSSSNNGQNNGGSTGNGVTANSGNNGSVANGAGVSKIAKLGGISTITILLFATVFIVAGSLLVTKRKKPLNK from the coding sequence ATGAGAAAAAAGTATTACAAAGCTCTGAGTTTATTCGCTTGCCTAACATTATTTATTACTTTGTTTAGTAATATTTATGTGAAGCCTGTTATGGCAGAAGATGAAGTTGTTTTACAAGCTGATGCCATGGCAACCATTGTGGGAGATTTTTTTGCTGAGAAATCAGATCAGTGGAATCCATCTAATTTGAAAGGTCTTATGAAAGAATATAAAAATGGTATATATGAAACTTCATTAGACCTAAAAGCAGGAAGTTATGAATATAAAGTTGCCATGAATAAATCTTTTGATGAGAATTATGGCAAAGACGGAATTAAGAGTGGTGACAATATAAAATTAAACTTAGACATTGATACAAAGGTATATTTTAGATTAGATTATAAACAGAAGAAATTATATGATTCTATAAATAATGCAGATCAGTTTAAAACAAAAGCTATACTAACAGGTAACATAGACAATCTATTAGATGGTGGTAAGTCTTGGAACCCTGCAGATGATAATTTTAAGCTTGATTATATTGGTGGTGGAATCTATAGTAAAACTTTTCAAATAAAAGATTCTGCTAAAGCAAATGATTACGAGCTCCAATATAAAGTGGCTTTTAATGGTGCATGGGGTAATGGAGAGGTTGGAAATAACGGAGATAATGTAAAGGTAATCATACCAAAAGGAACTAATAAAATAACTATTTTTGCAGATTATTTACAAGGATATGCAAGCAACGATATAGCTGTGCCAGAATATTTAAAAAGTCCATCACTGATTGGAACTATAAGACAGAGTGGACAATCTATTGATTGGAAAACTGATGAAAAGGGCTGGGAGCTATATCCATTAAATAATACAGGATTGTTTGTATATTCAGGATATTTTGCCAGTGGTGGTGATTTTGAGTATAAGATACTTAATAACTATTCTTGGGATGACGGAGGAATTCCATCAGGACCAAATGTAAAAATAACAATACCAAGTGGTGGAAAACAGGTAGTCTTTGTTGCTGATGAAAGGAACAAAACTGTTTATGATTCTATAAATGACTATACAAAAGTAGCTGAATTATTAGGACTCAAAAGTGTTCCTAAGCCACCAGTAGAATTAAGTGGGCCAGTTTTAAATGATAATGGTACTGTGAAGTTTTTATATAAAGACTTAAATGCCAAGGAAGTTTATTTGGCTGGAGATATAACAAATTGGCAGAATAATAAAATTAAGATGGTTAAAGATGCTGATGGAATATGGTCAACTTCAGTTAGAGTTGGTGATGTTGCAAAGGAAATCCAATATAAATTTATAGTTGATGGCAATTGGATAACGGATCCATCAGTACAAGATCAAAAGGATGGTAACTCTATATATAAGTTTGCAGGTTTTTCAGGTAGAAAAGTAGTTATAGCAGGTACTATTCAAACTGTTGCAGGAGAATCAGCATGGACTGCCGGATCAGATAAAACTGCAATGGAATATGTAGGAGATGGAAAGTATAAACTTACTTTAAAAGATGTTCCATCTGGAAGTTATGAATATAAGATAGCCATGGGGAGCTGGACTGAAAATTATGGACAGAAGGCTGTAAAAGATGGCGCTAACATTCCACTTGTTGTTTCAAAGGCTGGAGATGTTACATTTTACTATAACGATGACAGTCACTTTGTGGTTGATTCGACAAGTTATACAATGGTGGATGCCTTTATAACTGGTCCTGAACTTTCTGAAAAAGTTAAGCTTGAGGATAATGATTATAAAGGAATTTATTCAGCTGAACTAAGTTTGAAAAAGGGAATTCATGATCAATTAGTAATAGAATGTGGTGATAAAACTTATAAGGTTAATCCTATAGAACTTTCAGAAGATAAGCTAGTATCAATAAACTTTGATCCAATAACTGAGACAATTTTTAATGATGCAGCTACAGTGAAGATTAATGAAAATGAAGTTTCGTTTGATTCTAAAAGTTCAGATTATAAAATGCCATTTGGTGCAGCAAAAGAAGGAGAAGAATTAACCTTCAATTTAAAGGCGGCTAAAGATGATTTAACAGAAGCAAAGATAATTGTAAAAGGGCCAGAAGGAATAAACAAATATGAAATGAGCAAGAATGGTACCTTTGATGATAGCCACGATAAATGGACTGCTAAGTTTACACTTAATACAATAGGACAATACACCTATTATTTTGTTATATCCAATGGATCAGATGTAAAAACCTATAGTGATGATGATGGGTATTTTGGAACAGGTAAGGCTGGAGATTTATCATCAGTCTTAGAGTATGGTTTAAATATTTATAAAAAAGATTTTAAGACTCCAGATTGGATGAAAAATGGTGTTGTATATCAAATATTCCCTGACAGATTCTTTGATGGAGATACTGATAATGATTTCTTGCAAAAGCTTTCAAGAGGAATGACTCCATATGAATTCTACACAAACTGGTATAGCATAACGGAAGATCCTGAACTTGAATATTTAAAAGATAAAGATGGAAATGTGATAAAAGATGAAAATGGAAATCCAAAGATAAACCCTGACTATAAGGGAACTGTAGGTGACGGTAACTGGAGTAATGAAATGTACGGCGGAGACCTTAAAGGGGTAGAAAAGAAACTTGATTACCTTAAGGCTCTTGGGGTTAACATACTTTATTTTAACCCTGTTGGACAATCTATTTCCAGCCATAGATATGATACTACAGACTACTCAAAGGTAGATCCTTTGCTAGGAAATATGCAAGACTTTGCAAACCTTACAAAAGCAGCTAGTGAAAGAGGTATGCACATAATACTAGACGGAGTGTTTAACCATGTATCTGATGATTCCGTGTACTTTGATAGGTATGATAAATATATGGCTAAGAATAAGCCAATAGGAGCATATCAATATTGGTCAAGAGTTTATGATTTAATGAATTTACAAAATCTAAGTCAGCAAGATGCTGAGAAGCAAGTTACTGCTGATTTGGCTTCAAAGGGAATAACAGATCTTCACTACAAAGATTGGTTCAAGGTTGAGAATAAAAAGGTAGATTCAGGTCTTTCAACTGAACATTACAGCTACGAAGGCTGGTGGGGATATGACTCTATGCCAGTTATTCAAGCGTTAAATGGATCAGAATATCAAGTTAAATCTTGGGCAAATGAAATAATTGATGGACAAGATGCAATATCTAGATTATGGTTAAGACAAGGTTCAAATGGCTGGAGATTAGATGTTGCAAATGAAGTTTCAGATGAAACCTGGAGAAATTTCAGAGGTGCAGTTAAGTCTGAAGGCGACAATGTCATAATAGGAGAAATTTGGACTGATGCATCAAGATATATCCTTGGCGATATGTATGATTCAGTAATGAACTATAGATTTAGAGGTGCAGTTCTTGATTTTGCAAAAGGAACTAAGGATGATAATAAAACCGTAACTTCGGCTACAGATTCAGTAAAAGAATTAGAAAAGATGAGAGAACAATATCCAAAGGAAGCTTTTGAAGCAATGCTTAATTTAGTTGACTCTCATGATACTCAAAGAGTTTTATCTGCATTAGATGGTTGGCAAAAAAGTCAAAGAGGAATTGCAGGTGAAGCATCAGAGTTAGCTAAACAAAAGCTAAGATTAGTTCCTTTCTTACAAATGACTTATCCAGGAGCGCCATGTATTTATTATGGTGATGAAGCAGGAATTGTTGGTGCTGATGATCCAGATAATAGAAGAGGTATGATATGGGGAAAAGGGGATAAGGATATTGTAGAATGGTATGCTACTTTAGCAAATATAAGAAATGCATATAGTGTTCTTAGAACAGGAGATATAAACCCAATTGAGGTAGATAACGCTAATTTAAATGATATAATAGCATTTACTAGAACAAATGAAGAAAATAAAGCCTTAGTGGTTGCAAATAGAAAGACAACTGTAGTAGAAATAACTTTAGAAGCTAAAGGAATAAGTGATGGGACTAAGCTAACTAATATACTCAACAAAAATGAAAGCTATGTAGTAGAGAATGGAAAGGTTACAGTTAAAGTTCCAGCGGTTGGTGGAGTAATACTTGTAGATAAAGTTAAGGATATAACAATAAATACAGATGCATTAAAAGATGCTTATGATCCAAGCTTTATCGTAAAGGAAACTAAGGCACCTATAAGTGATAAAGATGTTATAGCAGAAATAGCTAAGGAAGCTAATGCTGGCAAAGAAGTGCTTGTTTCAAACCAGATTGAAGAAGTAGCTAAAGCTATATTCAGCGCAGCAGCAAAGAACAATGTTAAGCCAGTAATACAAAGAGGAGACACTACAATAACTATTGAAGACTCAAGTAAGCTATATGACATTCTTGCTAACTCTGGACTTACAGGTTTGGTATTTAGAACTTATGATAATTTAGAGAATCAAGATGCTTTAAAGAGTATAAAAGAAAAATATTCTCTGGGATTAGCTTTTGAATTAAGAATGGACAATAATCTTCCAGAAGGTAAGTTTGGAACTGATGTAACTGTAAAGCAAAAGATAGATAGTGAGTATAATGATAAAGCTCTATATGTTTATTATATCGACAAGACTGGTTCGCTAAATCTTATTAGTAAGAGTACTGTTAAAGATGGATATATTTCTTTTGTGACTACACACTGTAGTGACTATCTAATTACAGACAAAAAGCTTGAAAGCACAAATACTGATAATAATGGTGGTAATACAGGAAATAACAATAGTGGAAACAATAATGGAAATAGTAACAACAATAACAATAATAATAATGCAAATAGTAACAATGGTAATACTGGAAATGGTAGTTCATCAAATAATGGACAGAATAATGGTGGTTCAACAGGTAATGGTGTAACTGCGAACTCAGGAAATAATGGCAGTGTAGCTAATGGGGCTGGAGTGAGCAAAATAGCTAAACTTGGAGGTATATCAACTATAACAATATTATTATTTGCAACAGTATTTATTGTAGCAGGGTCATTATTAGTAACAAAAAGAAAAAAGCCGTTGAATAAGTAG
- a CDS encoding HNH endonuclease: MYRCEICGKSADIHHIVYKSEGGLDIRLNYKYLCHSHHRGKDGPHRNNAVNLKYKVELQDKLQTILFKEHYTFIDLLKILDINNNSLKKLVRNIKLFKEGYKSKDIIFQIMGQKSYTSEMIEDFILEKILSNY; this comes from the coding sequence ATGTACCGATGCGAGATCTGTGGAAAATCAGCAGATATTCATCATATTGTTTATAAGAGTGAAGGCGGACTTGATATAAGGCTAAATTATAAATATTTATGCCACAGCCACCATCGTGGCAAAGATGGCCCCCATAGAAATAATGCAGTCAATTTAAAATATAAAGTTGAATTACAGGATAAACTCCAAACCATTTTATTTAAAGAACATTATACTTTTATTGATTTATTAAAGATATTAGATATAAACAACAATTCTTTAAAAAAGCTAGTAAGAAATATAAAACTGTTTAAAGAAGGTTATAAGTCTAAAGATATTATTTTTCAAATAATGGGCCAAAAATCGTACACTAGTGAAATGATAGAGGATTTTATATTGGAAAAAATACTTTCTAATTACTAA
- the thrS gene encoding threonine--tRNA ligase, whose protein sequence is MVKITLKDGSVKEFEAGLSVYEIAKGISEGLARVACCGIVNDKVVDLRFKVDADCNLSICTFDSQEGKDAFRHTTSHILAYAVKRLFPETKLAIGPSIASGFYYDFDKESSFSAADLNKLEDEMKKIIKEDAPIERFELPRQEALKLMEEKNESYKVELINDLPEDEVISFYKIGDFTDLCAGPHLMSLKPIKAFKLLRSAGAYWRGNEKNKMLTRIYGTSFPKKSELDEHLEALEEAKKRDHNKLGRELSLFTTDENVGQGLPLLMPKGAKVIQVLQRWIEDEEERRGYLLTKTPLMAKSDLYKISGHWQHYKDGMFVLGDEEHDSEVFGLRPMTCPFQFSIYNSDQHSYRDLPLRYAETSTLFRNEASGEMHGLTRVRQFTLADGHIVCTPEQVEQEFKDVVDLIKYVMTTLGIQDDISYRFSKWDPNDKEKYINNPEAWENTQNLMREILNHLEIDYVEADGEAAFYGPKLDIQARNVHGKEDTIITVQIDFALAERFNMTYIDKNGEKKLPYVIHRSSIGCYERTLAMLIEKYAGALPTWLAPVQAKVLPISDKYNDYAESVVKALRLKGIRVEGDYRAEKIGYKIREASVEKTPYILIVGEKEVENNSVSVRSRKAGDEGSLELAGFIERLVNENATKEH, encoded by the coding sequence ATGGTAAAAATAACTCTTAAAGATGGATCAGTTAAAGAATTTGAAGCTGGTTTATCCGTTTATGAAATTGCTAAAGGCATTAGTGAAGGACTTGCGAGAGTAGCTTGTTGTGGCATCGTTAACGACAAGGTGGTTGATTTAAGATTTAAGGTTGATGCTGATTGTAACTTGAGCATTTGTACTTTTGATTCACAAGAAGGTAAGGATGCATTTAGACATACAACATCTCACATATTAGCATATGCGGTTAAAAGACTGTTTCCAGAAACTAAATTGGCTATAGGTCCTTCTATAGCTAGCGGTTTCTATTATGACTTTGATAAAGAAAGTTCTTTTTCAGCAGCTGATTTAAACAAACTAGAAGATGAAATGAAAAAGATCATAAAGGAAGACGCTCCAATTGAAAGATTTGAACTTCCAAGACAAGAAGCTTTAAAGCTTATGGAAGAAAAAAATGAATCTTATAAAGTAGAATTAATTAATGATCTTCCAGAAGATGAGGTTATATCCTTCTATAAGATTGGTGACTTCACTGATTTATGTGCTGGCCCACACTTAATGTCTTTAAAGCCAATAAAAGCTTTTAAACTTCTTAGAAGTGCAGGTGCTTATTGGAGAGGAAACGAAAAGAACAAGATGCTTACAAGAATATATGGTACTTCCTTCCCCAAAAAATCAGAACTAGATGAACATTTAGAAGCATTAGAAGAAGCTAAGAAAAGAGACCATAACAAATTAGGTAGAGAGTTAAGTTTATTTACTACTGATGAAAATGTAGGTCAAGGTCTTCCTCTATTAATGCCTAAGGGTGCTAAGGTTATTCAAGTACTTCAAAGATGGATAGAAGATGAAGAAGAAAGAAGAGGTTACCTTCTTACAAAAACTCCTCTTATGGCTAAGAGTGATTTATATAAAATATCTGGTCACTGGCAACATTATAAAGATGGAATGTTTGTTTTAGGCGATGAGGAACATGACAGTGAAGTATTTGGTTTAAGACCAATGACTTGTCCATTCCAATTTTCAATATATAATTCAGATCAACACAGCTATAGAGATCTTCCTCTTAGATACGCAGAAACTTCTACTCTATTTAGAAATGAAGCTTCTGGAGAAATGCATGGACTTACAAGAGTTAGACAATTTACTTTGGCAGATGGTCATATTGTATGTACTCCAGAGCAAGTTGAGCAAGAGTTTAAAGACGTAGTTGATTTAATAAAGTACGTTATGACTACATTAGGAATTCAAGATGATATTTCCTATAGATTCTCAAAATGGGATCCTAATGATAAAGAAAAATATATAAACAATCCTGAAGCTTGGGAAAATACTCAAAACCTAATGAGAGAAATTCTTAATCATTTAGAAATTGATTACGTTGAAGCTGATGGTGAAGCAGCTTTCTATGGACCAAAGCTTGACATTCAAGCTAGAAATGTTCACGGAAAAGAAGATACTATAATAACAGTACAAATCGACTTTGCTCTAGCTGAAAGATTCAACATGACTTATATAGATAAGAATGGAGAAAAGAAACTTCCTTATGTAATCCATAGAAGTTCAATTGGTTGCTACGAAAGAACTCTAGCAATGCTTATTGAAAAATACGCAGGTGCCCTACCAACATGGTTAGCTCCAGTTCAAGCTAAAGTACTTCCTATATCTGATAAGTATAATGATTATGCAGAATCTGTTGTTAAAGCATTGAGACTTAAAGGTATAAGAGTTGAGGGTGACTACAGAGCTGAAAAAATTGGTTACAAGATAAGAGAAGCTTCTGTTGAAAAAACTCCATATATTTTAATAGTTGGAGAAAAGGAAGTAGAAAACAATTCAGTATCTGTTAGAAGCAGAAAAGCTGGCGATGAAGGTTCACTAGAATTAGCTGGATTTATCGAAAGATTAGTTAACGAAAACGCTACTAAAGAACATTAA